In one Anopheles bellator unplaced genomic scaffold, idAnoBellAS_SP24_06.2 scaffold00695_ctg1, whole genome shotgun sequence genomic region, the following are encoded:
- the LOC131214357 gene encoding putative protein kinase C delta type homolog — MLVGQSPFSGCDEDELFWSICNEIPWFPHYLSKEALRLLQSLLEKDASIRLGVLNTMDEESDIKYHPFFNSITWDKLERRSVEPPFKPQVRHPLDTQYFDKQFTRERARLTPIDRNILASMDQAQFEGFTYTNPNNTLTKLREKQKKKTKKMYFCPQCGDIKVTYNMF, encoded by the exons ATGCTCGTGGGCCAGTCACCGTTTAGCGGgtgcgacgaggacgagctgtTCTGGTCGATCTGCAACGAAATTCCATGGTTTCCGCACTATCTCTCGAAGGAAGCGCTGCGGTTACTGCAGTCG CTCCTGGAGAAGGATGCCTCGATCCGGCTCGGCGTGCTGAACACGATGGACGAGGAGAGTGACATCAAGTACCACCCGTTTTTTAATAGTATTACCTGGGACAAGCTGGAGAGAAGATCCGTGGAGCCACCGTTCAAGCCGCAGGTG CGGCATCCACTCGATACTCAGTATTTCGACAAGCAGTTCACCCGTGAGCGCGCGCGACTGACGCCCATCGACCGGAACATACTGGCCTCGATGGATCAGGCCCAGTTCGAGGGCTTCACCTACACCAACCCTAACAATACGCTGAC GAAGTTGCgcgagaagcagaagaagaagacaaaGAAAATGTATTTCTGTCCACAGTGTGGTGATATTAAGGTCACCTATAACATGTTTTGA